Genomic segment of Paenibacillus polymyxa:
CAAAACACCGATGAAAGTTGGCCTATGGATCAATATTTTGCATATAGGCCTTGATTATATTTTGATTTTTGGACTTGCTGGTATTCCTGCTATGGGAATTGCAGGGGCCGCCTGGGCAACTGTTATAGTTAGGATAGTTGGCGCAATCGCATTATTTATGTATATCCGAAAATCGGAATTATCTTTCTCTTTCAGGATGAAAGCTGGAGACTACACTCTTCCGTTGCTACAATTATCTATTCCTGCGGGTATTGAACGCCTGATCATGCGTTTTGGGCAGGTGTTGTATTTTGGTCTGATTGTACGTATTGGAACAGAGGTATACGCAGCGCATACGATAGCTGGGAATATTGAGATATTTTCATACATGCCAGGTTATGGAATGGCGGTTGCTGCGACCACATTGGTGGGACAGTGTTTAGGCGCTGGTCGTAATGACGATGCGTATAGGTACGGACTTTATACGACAGGTGTTGCAGTTGTATTCATGTCCTTTGTGGGTGTGCTGTTATTTGTTTACTCTCCTGTGGCGGCTACCTGGTTTACAGATGATCCAACCGTTATAAGCATGGTTACGACTGCACTAAGAATAGATGCCTTTGCACAACCATTCCTTGCTATAGGGCTAGTGTTGACTGGTGCTTTGCAAGGAGCCGGAGATACAAAAGGTCCCATGTACAGTACAGCTATAGGAATGTGGGCAATCCGAGTCATTGGTGTCTATATTTTATGCATTCATTTTAATTATGGGATTGCTGGAGTATGGCTATCCGTTGCTTTTGATATTTTTGTTCGATCTATTTATCTTTTTGCTCGTTTCAAAAGTAGGTTAACCAAAAACCCGTTGCAAAAAGGTAAGCAAGCATCTTCATCTTGATGCATATAAAACAAAGCCTTATGAACCATAAAAGCAATAGGAGTAAAGAATATACCATTAGACGAGCTGAGTTGGGCTCGTTTTTTTGTTGGGGGTGGTGATGATGTAGTGGCAAGAGAGAGAAGTCCTGACCGGGACAAGGCAAAAAAGATGTGGCTGGAGAGCGGCGGAGCGATGAAGCTAAAAGACATCGCCGCCGCTCTTTCTGTTGGCGAGACTCAGGTCCGAAAATGGAAGTCACAGGACAAATGGGCAGACGATCTGAATAGTAACGTTACCAATGAATCCAAAAGTAACGTTACTAAACGAGGAGCGACCAAAGGGAACAAAAACGCTGTCGGCAATCGCGGCGGTGCTCCCCCAGGTAACCAAAACGCCAAGGGGAATAGTGGCGGGCCGGGTGGGCCGTTTCGTAACAAGAAGGCACTAAAACATGGGCTGTACGAAACAATCTTTCTGGACACGCTGGATGAGCAAGAGCAGGCGCTTTTTGATTCTATTGAAGTTAAGCCCCTTGATCAGTTGGAAACTACTTTGAAGACACTGATTCTCCAAGAGCGAAAATTGGGAATGCAGTATCGGATGCGTTAGATTCAATGATAAAATGGATAGAAAAAACTAAAGATAATAACTCGATTGCTGATGAGAATGAGTTGATTTGTAAATTTAATAAAATCTTGTCAATCCGAATCGGAGTACAGTATCATATGTTCATATGCTTTGTTTAGTGATGATAACTACTATGAAGTTAAGAAACATATGATTGACAAGAACATTTGGGATAGCGACTTAGAGGATTTAGAGAAGAGATGTTTAGAGCATTGTTTAATTAAAGATATGGTATTGAATTGAATCAGTGTAGTGTTCAAATTTCTGTCCATATATCAAAAGGGTGCTCAGACGTTGTGTATTTGCAACTTATTCAGCCAATGTATACCTATAACAACACATACGGAAGCGTTGTTGTGCATCCCGAAGCATCGTGGTACCCTGCTGGCTTAATGCCGGTGGGGTGTTTTTTGTTTACAGGAGTGCTCTTATGACAAACGCAGTATTTCTACATAATTCGCAAAAAAAGATATTGACAACTGGTTAATTGCTGGTCAAAAATAGTAAATGATTATAAAATTCTGGGATTTTTAAGCGAAGGGTGGCTATGGCATGAAGCATACACCTACGATTCGAGCAGAATTAGATAGATACTTACAACAAAAGGGTTTGAGCATAGCGCAATTTGGACAACTTGCAGGCATGAATAGGGGAATAGTAAGTGCTATTGTGACAGGGAATAAGTCAATGTCTGTTAACCAGCTTGACCTAATCACTGAGGCTATGGGTTTACCAGAAGGGGATTTTTACGATCTGTTTATAGAAAACTACATTATCGACCATCCCCCGAATATGAGGCGAATCGAGCCATTTTTGTTTCGCTGTGCGGAGTTGGACAAGCTGGATGCGATCCGTCGAGTGGTGGGAGCTATCATGGACAATCTACTATATTCACCCAAGCTATTTGAAATTGCAGAAGAATTGTTGGCGCAGGGACGACATGAGGCTGCGCTACTGCTCTATGAGGGTGTGGCTGAAGCGGAGAAATATCAACATTCTGAGCGTTTGGCAGTCTGTCAATATCGTATATTCACGATTCAAGTTGGAGACGATCAAAGTCGGAATCTCAAGGTAGCAACGCTATTTGAACCCTTCGTGGAACGTCTGGATGAAATAGAACAGCTTGACGCGCTGAAGGATTTGGCTAACGTGTACAGGTCTTTGCGTAAATGGGACAAGGTAGAGGAAGTAGCAAAAATAATGAGGACTAAAGCGGAAATTCAATATAATTTGAAACATGAACACAAGAGTCGA
This window contains:
- a CDS encoding MATE family efflux transporter gives rise to the protein MPKGLEIKDTSGKQKIKIVLALGIPAMIENLLQTVVGFVDTLFVSKIGLLELTAVGVTNAIMAVYLAVFLAMGIGTSSLIAKSVGAGDISKAKAIAKQSTLIAAILGIIFGLVTFFFAKPILQIMGAEPAVLSSGIVYFRIVAVPSIFISLMTIFGSILRAAGNTKTPMKVGLWINILHIGLDYILIFGLAGIPAMGIAGAAWATVIVRIVGAIALFMYIRKSELSFSFRMKAGDYTLPLLQLSIPAGIERLIMRFGQVLYFGLIVRIGTEVYAAHTIAGNIEIFSYMPGYGMAVAATTLVGQCLGAGRNDDAYRYGLYTTGVAVVFMSFVGVLLFVYSPVAATWFTDDPTVISMVTTALRIDAFAQPFLAIGLVLTGALQGAGDTKGPMYSTAIGMWAIRVIGVYILCIHFNYGIAGVWLSVAFDIFVRSIYLFARFKSRLTKNPLQKGKQASSS
- a CDS encoding phage terminase small subunit-related protein, giving the protein MARERSPDRDKAKKMWLESGGAMKLKDIAAALSVGETQVRKWKSQDKWADDLNSNVTNESKSNVTKRGATKGNKNAVGNRGGAPPGNQNAKGNSGGPGGPFRNKKALKHGLYETIFLDTLDEQEQALFDSIEVKPLDQLETTLKTLILQERKLGMQYRMR